In a genomic window of Zingiber officinale cultivar Zhangliang chromosome 9B, Zo_v1.1, whole genome shotgun sequence:
- the LOC122023403 gene encoding casein kinase 1-like protein HD16: protein MPVLRSRERRGGRAPPPPPVDRTLRNTRARAAAKNSNPGPAGVAAGGSRRGRGRAPSSAARGRQRVRSSTGRLVFVEEWEAKESDQLKEVVVLKEETKGKGREKQAEEVKAKEMMGDDSGGLSANRVAGQEEEGNTTPFPEKVQVGGSPIYKVERKLGKGGFGQVFVGRRVSGGIERSTGLNAMEVAIKFEHRTSKGCNYGPPYEWQVYSALGGSYGVPRVHYKGRQGDYYVMVMDMLGPSLWDAWNSSGQAMSSEMVACIAVESISILESMHSKGYVHGDVKPENFLLGQPSTPQEKKLFLVDLGLATRWRDASSGVHVDYDQRPDVFRGTVRYASVNAHLGRTASRRDDLESLAYTLIFLHRGRLPWQGYQGDNKSFLVCKKKMATSPEILCCLCPPAFKQFLEIVVNMKFDEEPNYTKLISLFDGLISPNPAVRPISIDGAQKVGQKRGRLTIDDEEENQQKKKIRLGVPATQWISVYNARLPMKQRYHYNVADARLAQHVERGNEDGLLISCVASCSNLWALIMDAGTGFTSQVYELSPFFLHKEWIMDQWEKNYYITSLAGANNGSSLVVMSKGTQYTQQSYKVSESFPFKWISKKWKEGFHVTSMATAGSRWGIVMSRNAGFNDQVVELDFLYPSEGIHRRWDSGYRITCMAATWDQAALILSVPKRKPGDETQETLRTSAFPSAHVKDKWAKNLYLASICYGRTVS from the exons ATGCCAGTCTTGCGGAGCAGGGAGCGTCGTGGGGGCCGTGCTCCACCTCCGCCGCCTGTAGATCGTACTTTGAGGAACACCAGGGCGCGGGCCGCGGCCAAGAATAGCAATCCCGGGCCTGCCGGGGTTGCTGCTGGAGGAAGCAGGCGTGGAAGGGGTAGGGCTCCGTCGTCAGCGGCGAGGGGGAGGCAGAGGGTGAGATCTTCCACAGGTAGGTTGGTCTTTGTTGAGGAGTGGGAGGCGAAGGAGTCGGATCAATTGAAGGAGGTGGTGGTATTGAAAGAGGAGACGAAAGGAAAAGGGAGGGAAAAACAAGCAGAAGAAGTAAAAGCGAAGGAAATGATGGGTGATGATAGTGGTGGATTGAGCGCCAATAGGGTCGCTGGACAGGAAGAGGAAGGGAACACTACTCCGTTCCCTGAAAAG GTCCAAGTTGGTGGTTCACCCATATATAAGGTTGAGAGAAAGCTTGGGAAGGGTGGATTTGGCCAGGTTTTTGTTGGTCGGAGAGTCTCTGGAGGCATTGAACGATCAACAGGTCTTAATGCCATGGAG GTTGCTATCAAATTTGAACACAGAACTAGTAAAGGCTGCAACTATGGCCCTCCTTATGAATGGCAAGTTTACAG CGCTCTTGGTGGTAGCTATGGAGTCCCTAGGGTACATTATAAAGGCCGGCAAGGCGACTACTACGTAATG GTTATGGACATGCTGGGACCTAGTCTATGGGATGCTTGGAATTCTTCAGGTCAAGC GATGTCCTCAGAAATGGTTGCTTGCATTGCTGTTGAATCCATCTCAATTCTTGAAAGCATGCATTCAAAAGG ATACGTCCATGGTGATGTGAAGCCTGAAAATTTTCTGCTCGGGCAACCGTCAACCCCTCAAGAGAAAAAGTTGTTTCTTGTGGACCTTGGATTAG CTACTAGATGGCGGGATGCTAGTAGTGGTGTTCATGTTGATTATGACCAACGGCCTGATGTGTTTAG AGGAACTGTTAGATATGCTAGTGTTAATGCACATCTAGGAAGAACGGCAAGCAGGAGGGATGATTTGGAGTCCCTTGCTTACACACTAATTTTCCTTCATCGAGGAAGGTTGCCATGGCAAGGATACCAG GGTGACAACAAATCATTTTTAGTTTGCAAGAAAAAGATGGCAACATCTCCAGAGATCCTATGTTGCTTGTGCCCTCCAGCATTTAAGCAATTTCTTGAGATTGTAGTTAACATGAAATTTGACGAGGAGCCTAACTACACAAAACTTATTTCTCTATTTGATGGATTAATTAGTCCAAATCCAGCAGTTAGGCCAATTAGCATTGATGGTGCTCAAAAG GTCGGTCAAAAACGTGGTAGATTGACCATCGATGATGAAGAAGAGAATCAACAAAAGAAGAAGATTCGTTTAGGTGTACCTGCCACCCAGTGGATTTCTGTGTACAATGCTAGGCTTCCAATGAAACAAAG GTATCACTACAATGTGGCTGATGCACGTTTGGCACAGCATGTTGAGAGAGGAAATGAGGATGGTCTGCTTATTAGTTGTGTTGCATCTTGTTCTAACCTGTGGGCCCTTATTATGGATGCTGGAACTGGTTTCACATCTCAGGTTTATGAGTTGTCTCCATTTTTCCTTCACAAG GAATGGATTATGGATCAATGGGAGAAAAACTACTATATCACCTCACTTGCTGGTGCTAATAACGGAAGTTCACTTGTAGTGATGTCAAAAG GCACCCAATACACGCAGCAGTCTTACAAAGTAAGTGAATCCTTTCCCTTCAAATGGATAAGTAAGAAGTGGAAAGAAGGATTCCATGTCACATCCATGGCAACAGCTGGCAGCCGATGGGGTATTGTCATGTCACGGAATGCTGGTTTTAATGATCAG GTTGTTGAATTAGATTTCCTATACCCAAGTGAGGGCATCCACAGGCGATGGGACAGTGGATATCGCATTACTTGTATGGCTGCCACTTGGGATCAGGCTGCACTGATCCTCAGTGTGCCTAAGCGGAAGCCTGGTGATGAGACTCAAGAGACCCTACGGACATCAGCATTTCCGAGCGCTCATGTTAag GACAAATGGGCGAAGAATCTATACCTCGCGTCGATTTGCTATGGTCGTACTGTATCATGA